The sequence below is a genomic window from bacterium.
CTTGCCCTCGTCGCCCGGGAGGAGGGCCGCGACGTTACCCCGCCCGGCCGCGCTCTGGACGACCTCGGCGTGGACCCCGCGCTCGGTGAGCCAGCCCGCCAGGAACCGGGCGCACTCGAGCTCGTTCCCCGGCGGGTTGGTGGTGTTGAACCGGATGAGGGCCGACAGGAGCCCGGCGGCCTCGTCGCGCAACCCCGAATCATCCATGCATCCCCTCATTGGAAGCGAGCAACATCAACATTATAATAGCATTCGTAAACCGGGTGTTTTAAAATTTCGTTCTCGACCCAACGGGCGCAATACGACGACGAACGCGAGGCGGTGTAGATTTGCGCGCAATGATAACGGGAGGCTCCGGGTTCCTGGGCCTGCACATGGCCCACAAGCTCGCCGAAAAGGGTGTCGGGGAGATAACCCTGGTGGACATCGCCGACGCCGACCTCGACGAGTACCCGCCCGGTACGCGCCTGGTCATCCAGGACGTGCGGGACCTGGAGGGCCTGCGGCGCGTCTTCGGCGAGACCGGGCCGGAGCTGGTCGTCCACGGCGCCGCCGCGCTCCCCCTGTGGAAGAAGCGGGACATCTACTCGACCAACGTCGGGGGCACCGACAACGTCCTGACCGCGGCGCGCGAGGCCGGGGTGCCGCGCACGGTGCACGTCTCCTCCACGGCGGTCTACGGGGTGCCGAAGACGCATCCTATTTTCGAGAACGACCGGCTCATCGGCGTGGGGCACTACGGCGTCTCCAAGATTCAGGCCGAGGAGGTCGTCAGGCGGCACCGCGAGGCGGGCTACCCGGTCCCCGTCGTGAGGCCGAAAACCTTCATCGGCACGCACCGACTGGGCGTATTCCAGATACTCTACGACTGGATCGAGTCGGGCCGCCGGATACCGCTCATCGGCGACGGCTCCAACCTCTACCAGCTCCTCGAGGTGGATGACCTCTGCGACGCCATCTGGCTCTGCCTCACCGCCGAGTTGGAGAAGGCCGACGACACCTTCAACGTCGGGGCCTGGAACCTGCGGCCCATCCGCGAGGACGTGCGGGAGCTCTGCGATTTCGCCGGCACCGGCGGGCGGCCGGTCGGATTTCCGCCCTGGCTGGTCAAGCCCGCCCTCGGATTCTTCCGCCTGATAAACGTCTCACCGCTCTACCGCTGGGTCTACGGCACGGCCGATAAGGACTCCTACGTCTCCATAGACAGGATAAAGGAAGCTCTGGGCTGGGAGCCGCGCTACTCCAACGCCGAGGCGCTGATCCGCTCCTACCGATGGTATCTGGAGAACAAGCCCGAGGCGACGGCCCAGGCCGGGGTGACCCACCGCACGCCCTGGAAGCAGGGGGTGCTGGGGCTGTTCAAGCGTTTCATGTGAGCCGGCGATGAGGCGCGCCACCTCGGGCGCCCGTGGAAGTGATAGAATGGGCGGACCGGCCGGACGCCCGCGCCGCCGGAGGGAACCCGGCGATTCCGACCCGTCCTTCCCGTAACCGCGGCGCTTGAAAAAAAGCCGCCCTCGGCCTACCATAGACCATCCCTCGGCGGGGCACGTTTCCGATTCGAGTCCAAGGAGCGACGATGGATGATATGCAGGAGAGCCTGGAACGCGCCCGTCAAGCCGTCAGCGACCTCTGGGGGTGCCTTTGACCCGGAGGCCAAACGAAAGCGGCTGGATGAGCTGAACCGCCGCATGGCCGAGCCCGGCTTCTGGGGCGATTCTCAGGGGGCCGGCAGGCTCACCGCCGAGGCCACCCGCCTGACCGGGGAGCTCGACCGCGCCGAGCGGCTCAAACACGAGCTCGCCGACCTCGAGGAGCTGGGGGGGATGGCCCGGGACGAGGGCGACGCGGGCGAGCTGGCGTCCGTCGCCGAGGAGCTGGACAAGCTGGCCGACCGCGCGCTGGCCCTCACCGCCCAGGCGCTCCTCTCCGGCCCCTACGACGACCAGGACGCCATCGTCGAGCTGCACCCCGGCGCCGGCGGCACCGAGTCCGCCGACTGGGCCGAGATGCTCCTGCGCATGTACACCCGCTACTTCCAGCTCAAGGGCTGGAAAGCGGAGCTCCTGGAGATAACGGCCGGCGACGAGGCGGGCATCAAGTCGGCCACACTCGCCGTGCGCGGGGACCTCGTCTTCGGACACCTGCGGGGCGAAATCGGCGTCCACCGCCTGGTGCGGCTCTCCCCCTACGACGCCAACCACCGCCGCCACACGTCCTTCGCCGCTCTCTACGCCTACCCCGACCTGGACACCGATGTCGAGGTCGAAATAAACCCCGACGACCTGCGCGTGGACGTCTTCCGCTCCTCGGGCCACGGGGGGCAGTCGGTCAACACCACCGACTCCGCCGTGCGCATCACGCACCTGCTCACCGGCATCACGGTGAGCTGCCAGAACGAGCGCAGCCAGAAGTACAACAAGGAATCCGCCATGCGGGTGCTGCGGGCGCGGCTGGCCGACCACTACCGCCGCGAGCGCGAGCTGGAGATTGCCGACTCCAAGGCCGACAAGCGCGACATCGCCTGGGGCTCGCAGATTCGCAACTACGTCCTGCACCCCTACCGGCTGGTGAAGGACCCGCGCACCGGCGAGGAGACCTCGAACGTGGACGCCGTGCTGGACGGGGACCTGGACCGCTTCGTGGAGGCGTACCTGCGCTGGAGCCACGGGAAGGAAGGGAAGAAAAATGGCTAGAAAGAACCAATTACAGATGTCATCCATCGGCGCGCAGATTGAAGAAACGAAATACGATATTTTCAACTGTGACGCCTTCGAGTGGCTGGGCAAACGAGAGGCGAATTCGATCCACGCGGTAGTCACCGATCCGCCTTACGGGCTTCGAGAATACGACGAGGATCAACTGGAAAAACGGAAAAACGGAAACGGCGGCGTCTGGCGTATACCACCGGCGTTTGACGGGCAAAGCCGCAGCCCTTTACCGCGCTTCACGGTTTTGAACGGCGA
It includes:
- the prfB gene encoding peptide chain release factor 2, producing the protein MICRRAWNAPVKPSATSGGAFDPEAKRKRLDELNRRMAEPGFWGDSQGAGRLTAEATRLTGELDRAERLKHELADLEELGGMARDEGDAGELASVAEELDKLADRALALTAQALLSGPYDDQDAIVELHPGAGGTESADWAEMLLRMYTRYFQLKGWKAELLEITAGDEAGIKSATLAVRGDLVFGHLRGEIGVHRLVRLSPYDANHRRHTSFAALYAYPDLDTDVEVEINPDDLRVDVFRSSGHGGQSVNTTDSAVRITHLLTGITVSCQNERSQKYNKESAMRVLRARLADHYRRERELEIADSKADKRDIAWGSQIRNYVLHPYRLVKDPRTGEETSNVDAVLDGDLDRFVEAYLRWSHGKEGKKNG
- a CDS encoding NAD(P)-dependent oxidoreductase, encoding MITGGSGFLGLHMAHKLAEKGVGEITLVDIADADLDEYPPGTRLVIQDVRDLEGLRRVFGETGPELVVHGAAALPLWKKRDIYSTNVGGTDNVLTAAREAGVPRTVHVSSTAVYGVPKTHPIFENDRLIGVGHYGVSKIQAEEVVRRHREAGYPVPVVRPKTFIGTHRLGVFQILYDWIESGRRIPLIGDGSNLYQLLEVDDLCDAIWLCLTAELEKADDTFNVGAWNLRPIREDVRELCDFAGTGGRPVGFPPWLVKPALGFFRLINVSPLYRWVYGTADKDSYVSIDRIKEALGWEPRYSNAEALIRSYRWYLENKPEATAQAGVTHRTPWKQGVLGLFKRFM